ATGAAAAAGACAACTTCCATACTGCTTCTCACCGGATATCTCGGTAGCGGTAAGACTACACTTGTTAATCATATACTTTCAAATGAGCGCGGCATAAAGTTTGCTGTGATAGTCAATGATATAGGAGAGGTAAACATTGATGCCAGCCTCATAGAGAGAGGCGGAGTGGTTGACAGCAAGGATGACAGCCTTGTGGCTCTTTCGAACGGTTGCATATGCTGTACTCTCAAAATGGATCTCATCAAGCAGATAGAGGATATTATGGCTATGAACCGTTTCGATTACATTGTAATCGAGGCGAGCGGTATATGCGAACCCGCACCTATAGCCCAGACTATCTGCTCTATATCCCAGCTCGGAGCCCAGGCCACTGTGTTCGGTACTCCTAAGCTCGATTGTATAGTGACTGTTGTGGATGCCTTGAGGCTTAAAGATGAGTTTGGTTGCGGTGACTCCTTGAAAAAGGATAATCTTGAAGAGGAGGATATAGAGAATCTTATAATTCAGCAGATAGAGTTCTGTAACATCATCCTGCTCAACAAGGTGTCGGAAGTCACAGCCGAGGAACTGTCTCATATCCGAGCTATTGTGCGGGCTCTGCAGCCAACGGCTGAGATCATAGAATGTGATTATGCTGATGTGGATATTGCACGTATCATCAACACTGGTATGTTCAGTTTCGATGATGTGGCTACTTCTGCTGCCTGGGTGCAGCATATCGAACGTGACAACCATGAGATAGAAGAGGAGGAGCGAGAGCATAGCCATCACCACCATAATCACCACCATCATGATCATGATGAACACGGAAATCATAGCCATGAACACGACGGACATCCTGAGGGGTGTTCATGCGGTCATTGCCACCACCACCATCATGGAGAGGGTGAGGCTGAGGAGTATGGCATAGGGACATTCGTATATTATCGTCGTCCGGCCCTGGACCTTAACCGGTTTGATCATTTTGTGGCTGCACAATGGCCCAGGGAGGTGATACGTTGTAAGGGGGTATGCTATTTCTCATGCAATACCGATATGTCGTATCTCTTTGAATCGGCAGGAAAGCAGAAATCACTGAAAGAGGCAGGCCTATGGTTTGCGACAGCTCCCGAGGAAGAGTTCAGGGAACTGGTAGTCCAGGACCCCAATATACTAAAGGACTGGGATGAGGAGTACGGTGACCGTATGGTAAAACTCGTGTTCATAGGCCGCAATATGGACCGTGAGGCTATAATCAAGGCTCTGGATGCCTGTCTGGATAAATAATCATTAAAATTCCTATCAAAACAATTCAATGAAACCTTATCTGCAAGTCGAAGATCTGACCAAGAGCTATGGTGACCGTATGCTCTTCGATTCTATCACCTTTGGTGTGAACGAAGGGGATAAGATAGGAGTGATTGCCAAGAACGGTACCGGGAAGTCGACACTTCTGCGCCTTTTGTCGGGTCATGAGTCTCCTGACAGCGGGGCAATCACATTTCGCAACGACTTGCGTGTAGGTTTCCTTGACCAGTCTCCTATATTTGAGCCAGGAACCACTCTGATGAGCAATCTCCTGCCTGCCATTCATGAGAATGATCATGAGGAGTGGAACCGTGAGGACCGCGTGAGGCAGATGTTATCGCAGCTTGGCATTGATGATGCCGAATTGATTGTCGATCATCTGTCGGGAGGTCAGATTAAGCGTGCTGCCCTTGCCCGGGTGCTTCTCGGTGCTCCTGATCTTCTCATTCTCGATGAGCCGACCAACCATCTTGACATCTCGACTGTGGAATGGCTTGAGAACTATCTCTCACGTCAGAGGATCACACTTCTTATGGTCACCCACGACCGTTATTTTCTTGATCGGGTGTGCAATAAGATCATAGAGATCGACATGAAGCAGATATTCACCTATGATGGCAACTTTGATTATTATCTGCGTCGCCGTGAGGAACGCCTGGAGGCACTCACCGGCGAGCTTGCCAAGGTGAAAAACACTCTGCGCAGAGAGCAGGAATGGATGAGGCGTCAGCCTCAGGCCCGGGCAGGCAAGGCTCGTTTCCGCATCAATGCATTCTATGACCTCAAGGAGCGTGCCTCGGTGCGCTACGATGAGCGTAACATCGATCCGTCCGAGGTGAAGTCATCCTATATAGGATCAAAGATATTTGAGGCAAAGGGTGTGTCGAAACGTTTTGGCGAAAAAGTGATACTCGATGATTTCACTTACACTTTTGCCCGTTATGAGAAGGTAGGTATCGTAGGTGAGAACGGAGTGGGTAAATCCACATTCATCAAGATGCTCCAGGGCATTGTAAGTCAGGATGCCGGAGAGTGGAACGTGGGTGAGACTGTGCGCTTCGGATATTATTCGCAGGATGGGTTGAATCTTCCGGCGGGGAAGCGTGTGATAGATGCGATAACCGATATCACAGAGGATGTCGTGGTCAATGGCACGTCACATTATACCCCTATGCAGTTTCTCAACAGGTTCCTGTTTTCTCCCGCTGACCAGCAGAAATATATTTCCACTCTCAGCGGAGGGGAGATGCGTAGGCTCAATCTTGCGGCAGTGCTTATCACTCAGCCCAATTTCCTCATACTTGATGAGCCGACCAATGACCTTGACATAATGACTCTCGGGATACTTGAGGAGTATCTGCGTAATTTCAAGGGGTGTGTGATAGTCATATCCCATGACAGGTTCTTCCTTGATTCTATTGTAGACCATCTCTTTGTAATGGAAGGGAACGGTGTGATAAAGGATTTCCCCGGCAACTATACCGATTATCGGAATTATCTGAAAGAACTTAAGGCAGCACAGGCTCAGGAGACAGCAAAGTCGCAACAGTCCGCTGCGCCTTCGTCAAACCGTGAAGCCAAGCAGCGTCCGCGCCGGATGTCATTCAAGGAACGTAAGGAGTATGAGGCTCTTACTGCCGAGATAGATGCTCTCACTCAGGAGAAGAATGATCTTGAAGCCATGTTCAATTCCGGTGAGAATATACCTGATATAGCCGAAAAGGCTGCTCGTTACAGTTCTGTCAAGGATATTCTTGACGAAAAGGAACTGCGTTGGCTCGAACTTTCGGAGCTTGAGTGACAGCTGGTTAAAGGTAGGTTCGACGGACTTGTTTGAGGTTCTGACTCAGATAACCCCAAATGATATGATGCAAAGCGCATAAGCATATCCGAGACAATGACACTTTTGTTGTTCTCTGTAGGTGCCATGTCAAAACGGTTGAATCCGTTATGATCGGATTTACTATACATGAGTAATCCGTCGGAGTCGAAATAGGCTTCCATGACAAGTGGGATATCAGGGTGGATTTCCACTAATCCTATTGAGAGCCGCCTGTCAGTGTCAACGTAAATTCCTATCAGGGATGTTTGTGTCTCCAATGGAACCTGGCACGTAAAAGTGTTATTATCTTTTTTAGTGAAATGGATGATGTCTTCTTCAAATGGATCATTGAAGATTGACGAAGTTATGGCTGTGACATCTATACTGTCTGTAGCAATGGATTTATCGAAACTTATTGAGATTGTTCCTGTGCTGTAATGCAGGCAGTTGTCCATGGCTGACGTATATTGCATTTTACCAAAGAGGCAGAAACATATGGCGACGAGTGTAAGCCTTGTGTGATTGTAGAGATTTAAGGGCATAATGTTCTTTTGGTATGGAGAGTAATATCAGGAGCAAAGATAGCAGTTATGATTTAATATTACACTATGGTTATTCCTGTTCAAGTGTAGGAAAAATAAAATTCAGGTGAATTTTGTACTGCCTCATCGGAATTTTGTACCTTTGTAATAAAAAATCCGGAAAATTATGGCGAAGTCAATCGTGGAAACTCCTCTTATGAAACAGTATATTGCGATGAAGGGCAAGCATCCTGACGCGATATTGCTATTTAGGGTGGGGGACTTTTACGAGACTTTTTCAGAGGATGCGATAACTTCTTCTGAGATTCTTGGCATCACTCTTACCAAGAGGGCTAACGGTTCGGCTCAGTATGTTGAGCTTGCCGGATTTCCTTATCATGCTCTCGACACGTATCTTCCGAAGCTCGTCCGGGCCGGCAAGCGTGTAGCCATATGCGAACAGCTCGAAGATCCAAAGGCAACCAAGAAACTTGTAAAGCGCGGTATCACAGAGCTTGTGACTCCGGGTGTTGCCATAAATGACAATGTGCTTGACCATCGCGAGAATAATTTTCTTGCGGCAATTCACTTTGGCAAGCAAAAGACCGGGGTGGCTTTTCTTGATATATCTACCGGAGAGTTTCTTACAGCAGAGGGCTCGGTTGATTATATCGAGAAACTTATGAACGGTTTTGCTCCGAAGGAGGTGCTTGTCGAAAGAGGCAAAAAACGTATGGTCGAGGAGTCGTTTGCAGAGCATTATTATACATTTGAGCTTGATGACTGGGTTTTTACCGATTCATCGGCGATGGATAGGCTGCTAAAGCAGTTTGAGACATCATCGCTCAAAGGATTCGGTGTGGATAAGATGCCGGCAGCTATAATCGCTTCCGGCGCGGTTCTGTATTACCTTGATATAACCCAGCATACCCATACCCAGCATATCACATCCTTGTCGCGTATCGAGGAGGAAATGGCTGTTAGGCTTGACCGCTTCACGGTGCGTAATCTCGAATTGGTGCGCGCTATGAGCGAGGACGGAAAGAGCCTGCTTGATGTAATTGACCGTACTGTCAGCCCTATGGGTGCCCGTCTGCTTCACCGCTGGCTTCTATTTCCATTGAAGGACCACAAAGAGATAAACAAGCGTCTTGACATTGTGGAGCATTTCTTCAGGGCATCGGACGATCGCGACTCTCTGCGCGAGGCTCTTGAACAGATAGGGGATATGGAGCGTCTGATAGGCAAGGTGTCGGCTCTTAGGGTAAGCCCTCGCGAGATGGTGCAGTTGAGAAATGCATTGAGGGTCATTCCTGAGATAAAGAGGGTGTGTGCTTCGGCTGATCTTCCTGTTCTTAACTCCATAGGGGAACAATTGAATCCTTGCAGCACTATTGTCGATAAAATAAGCAGGGAGATAGTCGATGATGCGCCTGCCGCACTCAATCGCGGCGAGGTGATCAGGGCAGGCGTGGATGCTGAGCTTGACGAGCTGCGCGAGATTGCTTACAGAGGGAAGGATTATCTGTCGTCGCTCCAGCAGCGGGAGAGCCAGCGCACCGGAATCCCATCGCTAAAGGTGGGATATAACAATGTGTTCGGATACTATATAGAGGTGACCAACACTCATCGTGACAAGGTGCCTCAGGAATGGATACGCAAGCAGACACTTGTCAATGCCGAGCGTTACATCACTCAGGAGCTAAAGGATTATGAAGAGAAGATACTTGGAGCTCAGGACAGGATTGCTGTCATCGAGCAGCGTATATACACCGACCTTGTGACGCAGCTTTCGGATTATATTCCGGCGATTCTTCTTGATGCCCAGCTCATAGCCCAGCTCGATGTGTTGGGGTCGTTTACACGCGTGGCGATTGAGAACAGGTATAACCGTCCGGTGGTGGATGATTCTTTGGAGATTTCTATAGTGGAAGGCCGCCATCCTGTGATAGAGAGAGAATTGCCTCCCGGAGAACCGTATATATCCAATACCGTGAACCTGTCCAATTCCGGGACACAGGTGATGATGATAACCGGGCCCAACATGTCGGGTAAGTCGGCTCTTCTGCGACAGACTGCCCTCAATGTGCTGCTTGCGCAGATTGGCTCGTTTGTGGCAGCCGAGAGCGCGCATATAGGTGTGGTAGATAAGATTTTTACCCGAGTGGGGGCTTCCGACAATATCTCGCTTGGCGAATCGACATTCATGGTGGAGATGAATGAGGCTGCGTCCATACTCAACAATATGAGCGAACGCTCACTGATTCTCTTTGACGAACTTGGGCGCGGCACCTCTACATATGATGGTATCTCCATAGCCTGGGCTATTGTGGAGTACATACATGAACATGGCAAGATGCATCCCAAGACTCTATTTGCCACACATTACCATGAGCTCAACGAGATGGAGAAAACGTTCTCGCGTGTGGTGAATTATAATGTGTCGGTGCGAGAGATCGATGGCAAGGTGGTGTTCCTCCGAAAACTCTCACGTGGCGGCAGCGAGCATAGCTTCGGCATACATGTCGCCAAGCTTGCCGGTATGCCTCAGGTGATAGTCAAGAGGGCCGATGAGGTGCTCAGGCATCTTGAATCGGTGAATCGTGAAAGTGATAAGGCTACTGCTGAAAGGTTGGCTTCTCCGTCAAATGTTCATGAGGGCATGCAGCTGTCGTTCTTCCAGCTTGATGATCCTGTGCTTGCCCAGCTTCGTGATCAGATTCTTGGTCTTGATATCAATAATCTGACTCCGATGGCGGCACTGAATAAGCTCCATGATATAAGGACTATCCTCACAGGTAAATGATTGTTGGGAAGTCAGTCATATTGCAGCGGTACCGTTCGCCGTGCGGAGAGATGATGCTCGGAGCGATTGGCGACAGTATATGCCTATGCGGTTGGATAGGGCGCAGCGGATATGAAAGGGACCTGGCGAGAGTTACGAAGCACTTTGGAGCCTGTGTCGTGCATGGGACATGTCCGGTTATCGATATAGCGGCAGAGCAGCTTGATGAGTATTTTGCAGGCGAGCGAAAAGTGTTTGACCTTCCGCTTGTATTTTCCGGGACCGAATTTCAGAACATGGTATGGAACGGACTGCTGCGTATACCTTATGGTGTTACAATATCGTATGGTGAAGAGGCTTCTCGTCTCGGTTGTCCTAAGTCGGTTAGGGCAGTGGCTTCTGCAAACGGTGCGAATCCTATAGGTGTAATTGTGCCGTGCCATCGTGTGATAGGTGCTGATGGTTCCCTGACAGGCTACAGTGCGGGCACTGATATAAAAGCATTCTTGTTGAGATTGGAAGGTATAGACCTTTTTTAGATTGCAGGAAAATCATAAATGCCACGGAACATTGACGCTCCGTGGCATTTATGATTTTATTTACGATCTGTTTTGTGACTGACGGATTTAGAATCTGCGACCGCCGGGGCGACCACCTCCCCATCCGCCGTGACGTCCGCCACGGAATTCATCGCTCCCTTTGGGTTCATTCCCCTTTCCGAATGTGTTGAAACGGTAGGAGACTGAGAACATGAAATAGCGGGTAAGCACATTGCTTTCGGAGTCATCGATGTAATTGGCATTGATGCTGCGACGTACGCTGTTTACCTGGTTGAGCAGGTCATAGACACGTACCGATACTGTGAGCGCTTTGTCCTTGAGGAACTGCTGTGACAGTGAGGCGTTCCACATTATTGACCTCTGGTCATATCCGGCAGAATAGCCTTTGGTGTCGGAGTAGTTCACATCGCTTTGGACTGTGAGTCCCCACGGAGTGTAGTAAGTGGCGTCGAAACGGCCTCCGTAACGGTGGATTGTGCGGTTGGACTGCTTCTGAACGGTGTTGTGGGAGAACTGTACGCTATATTGCGGACGCAGTTCAAATTCGAAATTATCGGGGCGGAACGCAATTCCGGGGCTTTCGAAGATGTTGAAGTCAAGGGCGCGGTTTCTCACTCCGTTGTTGTAACCGATGTTCTGTGAAGCGTTTCCGAAAATATGGTTTGAGATGGTCCATTTTTTGTTTTTTAGAGGCATTGACATCATATTCATGAGTCGGGAGCTCCATACGCCGTTGACGTTTTTGTAGGTGGTCTCTCGTCCTGATGTCTCAGGATTGAACGTTGTCATTGATATGATGGAGTTCTGTGTGTAGCTGAAGTCTCCGTTGATCATTATCGAACGCTGGGAGTCCATGTTGAAGTCCTGGAATCGAATATTGATGTTGTGGGCGAATGACGGATCAAGGTTGGGATTACCTATCTTGATGTTCATAGGATCGGAGATGTCAGGTACGGGCTGCATCTGGCTCATAGAAGGCTGTGACGAGCGTCCGCGGTAATTAGCCTGGAGCGAGCGACGCTTGTTGAACTTGTAGCGCATACGCAGGAAGGGGGCGTAGTTCCATACCCAACGGTCCATATTGTTTTCGGACTTTATGTAGTCGATCGATTTGGTCATCTGAGGTACGAGTGCGAGTCCTACCTCATAATTTAGGTCTTTGCCTACTTTCTTGTAGCTTACTCGGATGTCCTGATTGAAATAGTTGTTACGGAACTGGTTGGAATAGTCAGGATTAGGTTCCACACCTACAGGG
The sequence above is drawn from the Duncaniella freteri genome and encodes:
- a CDS encoding GTP-binding protein, whose translation is MMKKTTSILLLTGYLGSGKTTLVNHILSNERGIKFAVIVNDIGEVNIDASLIERGGVVDSKDDSLVALSNGCICCTLKMDLIKQIEDIMAMNRFDYIVIEASGICEPAPIAQTICSISQLGAQATVFGTPKLDCIVTVVDALRLKDEFGCGDSLKKDNLEEEDIENLIIQQIEFCNIILLNKVSEVTAEELSHIRAIVRALQPTAEIIECDYADVDIARIINTGMFSFDDVATSAAWVQHIERDNHEIEEEEREHSHHHHNHHHHDHDEHGNHSHEHDGHPEGCSCGHCHHHHHGEGEAEEYGIGTFVYYRRPALDLNRFDHFVAAQWPREVIRCKGVCYFSCNTDMSYLFESAGKQKSLKEAGLWFATAPEEEFRELVVQDPNILKDWDEEYGDRMVKLVFIGRNMDREAIIKALDACLDK
- a CDS encoding ABC-F family ATP-binding cassette domain-containing protein, whose translation is MKPYLQVEDLTKSYGDRMLFDSITFGVNEGDKIGVIAKNGTGKSTLLRLLSGHESPDSGAITFRNDLRVGFLDQSPIFEPGTTLMSNLLPAIHENDHEEWNREDRVRQMLSQLGIDDAELIVDHLSGGQIKRAALARVLLGAPDLLILDEPTNHLDISTVEWLENYLSRQRITLLMVTHDRYFLDRVCNKIIEIDMKQIFTYDGNFDYYLRRREERLEALTGELAKVKNTLRREQEWMRRQPQARAGKARFRINAFYDLKERASVRYDERNIDPSEVKSSYIGSKIFEAKGVSKRFGEKVILDDFTYTFARYEKVGIVGENGVGKSTFIKMLQGIVSQDAGEWNVGETVRFGYYSQDGLNLPAGKRVIDAITDITEDVVVNGTSHYTPMQFLNRFLFSPADQQKYISTLSGGEMRRLNLAAVLITQPNFLILDEPTNDLDIMTLGILEEYLRNFKGCVIVISHDRFFLDSIVDHLFVMEGNGVIKDFPGNYTDYRNYLKELKAAQAQETAKSQQSAAPSSNREAKQRPRRMSFKERKEYEALTAEIDALTQEKNDLEAMFNSGENIPDIAEKAARYSSVKDILDEKELRWLELSELE
- the mutS gene encoding DNA mismatch repair protein MutS, with amino-acid sequence MAKSIVETPLMKQYIAMKGKHPDAILLFRVGDFYETFSEDAITSSEILGITLTKRANGSAQYVELAGFPYHALDTYLPKLVRAGKRVAICEQLEDPKATKKLVKRGITELVTPGVAINDNVLDHRENNFLAAIHFGKQKTGVAFLDISTGEFLTAEGSVDYIEKLMNGFAPKEVLVERGKKRMVEESFAEHYYTFELDDWVFTDSSAMDRLLKQFETSSLKGFGVDKMPAAIIASGAVLYYLDITQHTHTQHITSLSRIEEEMAVRLDRFTVRNLELVRAMSEDGKSLLDVIDRTVSPMGARLLHRWLLFPLKDHKEINKRLDIVEHFFRASDDRDSLREALEQIGDMERLIGKVSALRVSPREMVQLRNALRVIPEIKRVCASADLPVLNSIGEQLNPCSTIVDKISREIVDDAPAALNRGEVIRAGVDAELDELREIAYRGKDYLSSLQQRESQRTGIPSLKVGYNNVFGYYIEVTNTHRDKVPQEWIRKQTLVNAERYITQELKDYEEKILGAQDRIAVIEQRIYTDLVTQLSDYIPAILLDAQLIAQLDVLGSFTRVAIENRYNRPVVDDSLEISIVEGRHPVIERELPPGEPYISNTVNLSNSGTQVMMITGPNMSGKSALLRQTALNVLLAQIGSFVAAESAHIGVVDKIFTRVGASDNISLGESTFMVEMNEAASILNNMSERSLILFDELGRGTSTYDGISIAWAIVEYIHEHGKMHPKTLFATHYHELNEMEKTFSRVVNYNVSVREIDGKVVFLRKLSRGGSEHSFGIHVAKLAGMPQVIVKRADEVLRHLESVNRESDKATAERLASPSNVHEGMQLSFFQLDDPVLAQLRDQILGLDINNLTPMAALNKLHDIRTILTGK
- a CDS encoding methylated-DNA--[protein]-cysteine S-methyltransferase, with amino-acid sequence MIVGKSVILQRYRSPCGEMMLGAIGDSICLCGWIGRSGYERDLARVTKHFGACVVHGTCPVIDIAAEQLDEYFAGERKVFDLPLVFSGTEFQNMVWNGLLRIPYGVTISYGEEASRLGCPKSVRAVASANGANPIGVIVPCHRVIGADGSLTGYSAGTDIKAFLLRLEGIDLF